From the Sebastes umbrosus isolate fSebUmb1 chromosome 2, fSebUmb1.pri, whole genome shotgun sequence genome, one window contains:
- the LOC119500443 gene encoding receptor for retinol uptake stra6-like, which produces MIISDWYSNNAGANKTTPRSYFYHATQQQTTSSSHMHALSISLVIMLILAALTRKNKFCQGFTRGSSSIFSPANFLDQTQKKGLVMAVFGLVFSKLAMLVIAPDPLPFYKDTPADFKEYMKIMAIFYYPVLYYPLLVCCTLQHKAGYVFGTLLSFSHFGVLAWQKFDCPKTPQIYKYYALLASLPQLACLAYLCVQFPLLFVKGPKTDEDLDSSYYTEYVKLLLKKKSSTASSSTTDKPTLAERILEVPKSYIYISEKVFRFPLKLAISAFVALVAIYHTALLLVVLVVPTLHIVHAGIDENIAFLLLGFGIVLSDDRMEVVRIVTFYTWLLEVCYLCAMTLSCLVSLVMLMKSMILHRSNLKGLYKGDIYSIYNSQKTIHPSKPGIVCWMGLAGYQAAIVCLGMAIQTVVFFICFLFLVFLIIIPVFYGRNIIVFEIAGKAWPGWVTLILVTVLQHVTAKFAFIKKEAGTRDLNNRESLFLLTYLLFLINTVLGLIVAIWRIVITALYNIVHLGRIDVSLLHRTAESHDPAYQYYTHSLKVEVSQSHPVMKAFCGLLLDIMIEGGRAGQKIRDAEEGIQDNRPNKGTSRQRVRSRWQLLYTLVNNPSLLGSRKHFQTLHTSESILNGTPNRSSKKGSKKEAVKPAAEPDQSTETPTNQDKTD; this is translated from the exons ATGATTATTTCAGACTGGTACTCCAACAACGCAGGAGCCAACAAAACCACCCCAAGA agTTATTTTTACCATGCGACCCAACAGCAGACGACAAGTTCTTCACATATGCATGCCTTGTCGATATCT CTGGTGATCATGTTAATCCTGGCAGCTCTCACCAGGAAAAACAAATTCTGCCAAGGATTCACAAGAGGATCCTCCAGTATCTTCAG TCCAGCCAACTTCCTGGACCAGACTCAGAAAAAAGGCCTGGTCATGGCTGTTTTTGGACTGGTGTTCAGCAAGCTGGCGATGTTGGTGATCGCCCCAGACCCTCTGCCTTTCTACAAAGATACTCCAGCAGACTTTAAAG AGTACATGAAGATAATGGCCATCTTCTACTATCCTGTCCTGTATTATCCTCTGTTGGTCTGTTGCACTCTGCAGCACAAAGCAGGTTATGTGTTCGGGACGCTCCTCTCATTCAGTCACTTCGGCGTCCTGGCGTGGCAGAAGTTCGACTGTCCAAAGACTCCACAG ATCTATAAGTACTACGCTCTGCTTGCCAGTCTGCCTCAGTTGGCCTGCCTTGCATATCTCTGTGTCCAGTTTCCTTTGCTGTTTGTCAAAGGACCAAAAACTGACGAG GACCTTGACAGCAGCTACTACACCGAATATGTAAAGTTACTTCTCAAGAAAAAGTCCTCAACTGCCAG CTCTTCAActacagacaaaccaacgctggCAGAGAGAATACTGGAGGTGCCTAagagttatatttatatatcagaAAAAG TGTTTCGTTTTCCACTCAAACTGGCTATATCAGCATTTGTTGCCCTTGTGGCGATATATCAC ACGGCGTTGTTGTTAGTCGTCCTCGTGGTCCCCACTCTCCATATTGTCCATGCTGGTATCGATGAAAACATTGCCTTCCTGTTACTGGGGTTTGGCATCGTCCTGTCAGACGACAGGATGGAGGTCGTCAGAATTGTGACCTTCTATACGTGGTTGCTGGAAG TGTGCTACCTCTGTGCGATGACCCTGTCTTGTTTGGTCAGTCTCGTCATGCTCATGAAGTCCATGATACTTCACAG GTCAAACCTGAAAGGACTGTACAAGGGAGACATTTACAGCATTTATAACAGCCAGAagaccatccatccatctaaaCCTGGTATTGTCTGTTGGATGGGTTTGGCTGGATACCAGGCTGCCATCGTCTGCCTTG GAATGGCGATTCAGACGGTGGTGTTTTTCATCTGCTTCTTGTTCCTGGTGTTTTTGATCATCATCCCTGTTTTCTACGGCCGTAATATCATCGTCTTTGAAATCGCGGGGAAGGCATG GCCGGGCTGGGTCACACTGATCCTGGTTACTGTGCTTCAACATGTGACTGCTAAGTTTGCTTTCATTAAAAAGGAAGCTGGTACGAGAGACTTGAACAACAG AGAGAGTCTCTTCCTCCTGACGTACCTGCTGTTCCTGATCAACACTGTGCTTGGACTGATAGTCGCTATATGGAGAATAGTGATAACAGCTTTGTACAACATCGTCCATCTTGGTCGTATTGACGTCAGTCTGCTGCACCGCACCGCAGAGTCCCACGACCCag CCTACCAATACTACACACACTCCCTGAAGGTGGAGGTCAGTCAATCACACCCAGTGATGAAGGCTTTCTGCGGGCTGCTGCTGGACATTATGATCGAAGGTGGCAGAGCTGGACAGAAAATAAGAGACGCAGAGGAAG GGATTCAGGACAATAGGCCCAACAAGGGGACCAGCCGGCAGAGGGTTCGATCTCGCTGGCAGCTGCTGTACACGCTGGTCAACAACCCGTCCCTGCTGGGCTCCAGGAAACACTTCCAGACACTGCACACCTCGGAGAGCATCCTGAACGGGACCCCCAACCGCAGCTCCAAAAAAGGCAGCAAGAAGGAGGCCGTCAAGCCTGCCGCTGAGCCAGACCAGTCCACTGAGACCCCGACAAACCAAGATAAAACCGATTGA